In Leishmania major strain Friedlin complete genome, chromosome 12, one genomic interval encodes:
- a CDS encoding putative translation initiation factor EIF-2b alpha subunit has product MCCSLLFFVYIAFSLIHTLHHLFLFSECNISADERMDVPSEDYDVSIMIKAIHEVQDVLTSRQFATFSEVDTEIGKTLKRYEAFGDGFERFHVNLTKDALQSNDLQKSLKDMDKRCQDRLRDCASSQKDQINDILPFIRNTSSILVHGSGNLLALTIACSIQEHEGVRFYICEGRPARKGYPHGSGEQLLEKVLATPEGMRLKDKLHKYCTIVPDSGVSSVMNSVDFVIMGAYCVTEHGGLVHSTGSLQIAIVAAFRNVPCYVLCETFKFAHIFPLSTDDLKQPENGAGEVVPLVEFVPPSMITLIFSEQGIMPPSAVADEMFRFHTAPSAPGKRR; this is encoded by the coding sequence ATGTGCTGCAGCTTGCTGTTTTTCGTTTACATCGCCTTCTCTCTAATTCACACTCTGCATCATCTTTTTTTGTTCAGCGAGTGTAATATATCTGCAGACGAGAGGATGGACGTCCCAAGTGAAGATTACGACGTGAGCATCATGATAAAGGCGATTCACGAGGTCCAAGATGTTTTGACCTCTCGGCAGTTCGCTACATTTTCTGAAGTAGACACGGAGATTGGCAAGACGCTGAAGCGCTACGAGGCTTTCGGTGACGGTTTCGAGAGATTTCACGTCAACTTGACCAAAGATGCGCTGCAGTCTAACGATTTGCAGAAGAGCCTCAAGGATATGGATAAGCGCTGCCAAGATCGCCTGAGAGACTGCGCGTCTAGCCAGAAGGATCAAATTAATGACATTTTGCCCTTTATACGTAATACATCCTCCATTCTTGTTCACGGGTCGGGTAATTTACTAGCGCTGACGATTGCCTGTTCCATTCAGGAGCATGAGGGGGTTCGTTTTTACATCTGCGAAGGGCGACCGGCGCGCAAGGGCTATCCCCATGGCTccggcgagcagctgctaGAAAAGGTGCTCGCAACACCGGAGGGTATGCGGCTAAAGGACAAGCTGCATAAATATTGCACGATTGTGCCTGACAGCGGCGTGAGCTCGGTGATGAACAGTGTAGACTTCGTCATTATGGGTGCGTACTGTGTGACAGAGCACGGCGGACTCGTTCACTCCACGGGCTCCCTTCAGATTGCCATAGTGGCCGCCTTCCGTAATGTTCCTTGCTACGTGTTGTGTGAAACTTTTAAGTTTGCGCACATTTTCCCTCTCAGCACCGACGATCTGAAACAACCGGAGAACGGCGCGGGAGAGGTGGTTCCTTTGGTAGAGTTTGTGCCGCCGTCCATGATCACGCTTATCTTTTCAGAGCAGGGTATCATGCCGCCGTCTGCGGTCGCTGATGAGATGTTTCGCTTTCACACGGCTCCTTCTGCCCCAGGAAAGCGGCGATAA
- a CDS encoding putative proteasome beta-1 subunit, with the protein MLQRPDHTLLQEPSYPKDIEQKLTENGPAQAGKQLFQPEPAVIDPQLSEAVSLGTTILAVSYKGGVVLAADSRTSSGTYVVNRASNKLTKLTEKIYCCRSGSAADTQALAERVSNYLGSYQTDIGADVNVATAANLFHKMCYVNRWNISAGIIVAGYDPINGGSVYSIPSGGSCVKLDYALGGSGSIFLYSFFDANYKPGMSKSECVAFCQRAVAHAYSRDGSSGGLIRTITLDADEAEDLTVPWKRSPYCMEKDPKYQVQAVQNPPFSSSAKVTGNRMSSTG; encoded by the coding sequence ATGCTCCAGCGTCCTGATCATACTCTTCTGCAGGAACCTTCGTATCCGAAGGATATCGAGCAGAAGCTGACGGAGAATGGGCCAGCACAGGCGGGCAAGCAGCTGTTCCAGCCGGAACCCGCCGTTATTGATCCGCAGCTGAGTGAGGCAGTCTCTCTGGGCACAACGATTCTTGCTGTATCGTACAAAGGCGGTGTTGTTCTTGCCGCTGACTCGCGCACTTCGTCTGGCACGTATGTGGTGAATCGTGCCAGCAACAAGCTGACGAAGCTGACGGAGAAGATTTACTGCTGTCGAAGTGGTTCTGCCGCGGATACACAGGCTCTCGCTGAGCGCGTCTCGAACTACCTCGGTAGCTATCAAACGGATATCGGCGCAGACGTGAACGTTGCCACAGCCGCGAATCTGTTTCACAAGATGTGCTATGTGAACAGATGGAACATCTCGGCGGGCATTATCGTCGCCGGGTACGACCCGATCAACGGAGGCTCGGTGTACAGCATCCCATCTGGTGGATCATGTGTGAAGCTCGACTATGCACTTGGGGGCAGCGGCTCCATATTCTTGTACTCATTCTTTGACGCCAACTATAAACCGGGTATGTCGAAGAGCGAGTGCGTTGCCTTCTGCCAgcgcgctgtcgcgcacgcGTACAGCCGCGACGGCTCCAGCGGCGGTCTGATCCGTACGATCACCCTCGACGCTGACGAGGCAGAGGACCTGACGGTCCCATGGAAACGGTCGCCCTACTGCATGGAGAAGGATCCCAAATATCAGGTGCAGGCCGTGCAGAACCCgcccttcagcagcagcgccaaggTTACTGGAAATCGGATGTCTTCGACAGGGTGA
- the MAR1 gene encoding ribonuclease mar1 produces the protein MSRLMPHYSKGKTAFLCVDLQEAFSKRIENFANCVFVANRLARLHELVPENTKYIVTEHYPKGLGRIVPGITLPQTAHLIEKTRFSCIVPQVEELLEDVDNAVVFGIEGHACILQTVADLLDMNKRVFLPKDGLGSQKKTDFKAAMKLMGSWSPNCEITTSESILLQMTKDAMDPNFKKISKLLKEEPPIPL, from the coding sequence ATGTCTCGCTTGATGCCGCATTACTCCAAGGGCAAGACGGCCTTCCTGTGCGTAGATCTCCAAGAGGCGTTTAGTAAGCGCATCGAGAATTTCGCCAATTGCGTGTTCGTTGCTAACCGGCTGGCACGTCTGCATGAGTTGGTGCCCGAGAACACCAAGTACATTGTCACAGAGCATTATCCGAAGGGTCTAGGCCGCATCGTGCCGGGGATTACCTTGCCCCAAACCGCCCACCTGATCGAGAAGACGCGCTTCTCGTGTATCGTGCCACAGGTTGAGGAACTGCTGGAGGACGTGGACAATGCTGTCGTCTTTGGTATTGAGGGGCACGCGTGCATCCTGCAGACAGTGGCTGACCTCCTGGACATGAACAAGCGTGTGTTCCTTCCAAAGGACGGCCTGGGCAGCCAAAAGAAGACAGACTTTAAGGCAGCGATGAAGTTGATGGGTTCGTGGAGCCCCAACTGCGAGATCACCACCTCTGAGTCAATTCTGCTTCAGATGACAAAGGATGCCATGGACCCCAACTTCAAGAAGATTTCAaagctgctgaaggaggAGCCTCCGATCCCGCTCTGA